From Solanum lycopersicum chromosome 4, SLM_r2.1:
TCTTAATTTAAGGATTATAATTTGTTCAGGTATAGAATTAATATTTCTTCCATACTGGTAAGGTAGGAATTAGGTTGATGGTTATCCAAATATTacgaaaattgaaattttacaatttttcttGCCCAATTAAAACACTTTCTTTTTgggaaaatatgaagaagttaGCGTAGTTTTACATTGGACTCTCAATCAAAAGTCCAAATAAAACAAAGTAGTTTTTTCTTACTACTAAAGTTGTTCTCcatatatattttagaaaaaatctagtttgacttggcaaaagtttaagaatataaatatgatttttcaattttgtgttctaaattaaaattatattaaatatatatgtcaaaaaaaattgttataaagtatttgtataATAGTAaatgtctatcatgtggagACTTTTTTAGGATATGATTAAAGCTTGTggaccaagttagatttctcTTACAAATAGAGTGTTCCTATTTTGTAAATTcattcatcaagagaaataaaaagtattcttttcttttctctctagtttctttttcttattctatagttttataacacgttatcagcacaaGACTCGAATTTCTCAAAACTAAAGGTtagatttgaagaattaataaaggtattatttattcttttgtttttaattttaatagtcAATCTTACAAAACTAGAGTTCACTGCCCTTCAAAGTTCGGGCAGGAACTACTTCTCATGGGTGTTGGATGCTGAAATCCACCTTGATGCAATGGGTCTTGGAGAcaccataaaagaagaaaataaggcaTCAAACCAAATCTGTGCACGAGCAATGATATTCTTGCGTAATCATCTTGACGAGATTCTGAAAATTGAATATCTGACAGTTAAGGATCCACTTGTTTTGTGGAAAAACCTAAAAGAAAGATTTAACCACTTGAAGATGTTCATACATCCAAAGGCACGATATGATTGGATGCATCTAAAGCTACAAGACTTTAAGTCTATACATGAGTACAATTCTGCCATGTTCAGAATCACTTCTCAATTGAAGTTATGTGGAGAAACGGTTAGTGAgattgatatgatggaaaagacGTTCTCCACTTTCCATGCCTCGATTGTGCTCTTGCAGCAACAATATCGAGAGAAAGGTTTCAAAAAGTATTCTGAACTaatttctcatcttcttgtggccgaacaaaataatgatttattattgaaaaatcatgAGAATCGACCTATTGGATCTGAACCACTTCCTGAAGTGAATGAGGCGTACACCCACCATGCTAGGTGTGAAAAAGGTCGCGGTCCTAATCGTGATCGTGGTCGTGATTATGGTCAAGAACGTAATTCTATTCCTGGCATtaatcattcatcaaataaaaaggaaaaaataaaggatGAGAAACGTGAAGCAACTAGGGAAGATTGTTTTTGATGTGGTGGAAGAGGTCATTATGCACGTGATTGTCGTACTCCCAAACACTTGGTTGAGCTTTATCAAGAATCactaaagaagaaagagaaaaatcttgAGACAAATTTTAtctctgaaaatcaagttgacatCACGCACTTGGATGTAGCAGATTTCTTCGCACATCctgaaggaaaaatagatcaCTTAATTGGTGATGGTTCTGTGAACATGGAAGAGTGATTTTTTTTGGgtagtatttattaataaatttcatgtaaTAGTAGTTGTTTGCATGagtattagtattttaaattagtttagtcgTTCATTAGCTTGTTccttaattcttaattaaataatatatatttttcattgatttatttatatgattctaaTATGATAGATGTCGCACCCTATTTTCGCAAAAAATGgattttgtgcacgacctaacaactcttttgggattttgagtttggagtcgccacctaacgaattaaggcgcgttaggtcacctatctaacctaactaagtctagctaaggtcaacgagccagagattagagtaagggttcaaattacctcgaggggaaggtgttaggcatctctcgggtccacaaatgtgggtcccggccgtatctcatgcaatctatgtgggagTTACAAGTAACaatcaaggtcacttcatttattagtttatttaagcttgctaagtgataacaaatataaaacaattaagactattttatcatttttattaatttaaacatgcAAGGCTAGatgatagcaataaataaataatcaagtttatttttatttatttaaacatatGAAACCATGTTATGAACAAATCGAACAAATATCTTATGttatta
This genomic window contains:
- the LOC138348033 gene encoding uncharacterized protein, which codes for MGLGDTIKEENKASNQICARAMIFLRNHLDEILKIEYLTVKDPLVLWKNLKERFNHLKMFIHPKARYDWMHLKLQDFKSIHEYNSAMFRITSQLKLCGETVSEIDMMEKTFSTFHASIVLLQQQYREKGFKKYSELISHLLVAEQNNDLLLKNHENRPIGSEPLPEVNEAYTHHARCEKGRGPNRDRGRDYGQERHYARDCRTPKHLVELYQESLKKKEKNLETNFISENQVDITHLDVADFFAHPEGKIDHLIGDGSVNMEE